The Halichoerus grypus chromosome 3, mHalGry1.hap1.1, whole genome shotgun sequence genome segment CTTCAGCAATGAGGTGAAGAATAGGCTGACCATCGTTTAGTAACTATTTCTCAGCTCAAACCTGGAATGTTATCTTAAATTTTCTTGCCTCCATGGTTTTGAAGAGTTGCTTTTACTATGTGGAAATGGAGGACATAATGTCCTGCTTTTGTATAAGAATTAATTTGAATCTCTCCTCCCCAGGTGCAAATTCCCCACCATACTACTCCCTTCTATGATGTTTAAGGCCCttgccatccccacccccaattaATTAAGGACTTTTCTCCGTAAATGAGATTTACAAAGTACTTGAAATTCAGTTAAAAAGAGAATATAGATGAATTAATAAACGtatgaacaacaataaaaaaaccatatgaatagataaaatgtgaTAACCCCAAAGTGGTTTCTGTGCAGATTTTGTTACTTACAGGCAAGTTTTATAATACTCATAGCTACCAAAATCTGAATGTTGCTACTTCTCAAGCTGTTTCAGCAAATAGTAAATGTTATACTACTttactcaggcataaaaaatatttagtttatgATTTTTGCATTCTGCATGTACTTATTCTTTCAGACTTTTCTAGATACGATTTGAGGTTAGTGAAGCTCCCTGGATGGGTCTTGTTCTGATTCATCAGCTACATCCCTAAGGTCTGCTAACTAAATTGGAAGTGTGTTTTATTGGTTATAAGGAGAACCCATGACAGAATGTAATTAGGTCAACAATAACActgggaaataattaaaattaaatggtaTGGGTAATACAGTTGACTctttgaacaatgcaggggttaggagtccagacccccacaCAGTAGAAAATCCAAgtttaacttttgactcccccaaaaatGACTAATAGCCTACTGCCAACCAACTGTAACATAAACAATTAGCTTATATTTAGTATGTTAGATGTGTTATATGctgtattattataataaaggaagctaaagaaaatattactaagaaaatcataacaaaaagaaaatacatttacagtactgtaaaagatctgcatataagtggatctGCTCAGtccaaacctgtgttgttcaagggtcaactgtactctcACATTTATCTAAAACTATGGTATCATCATCCTAGAACTCATAATAAATGATGTGTGGAACTTACGGGGCTTGAGCCTATAAGAATATAAGAAGTTGTGAGCTTCATCCCCAGATGTGCTCCTTATCATCACATTATTTAACCTTCTTAAGCTGCTACTTTCTCACTAGAAAGATCAACCTATAAAATGTTCTCACCTTTATTAAAGAAACTCTAGTAATCATTGATCAAAagtattctaataatttttcctGGAAATAATTCTTTATTCTAAAGGGTTTCCAGAAACTGAAAGCAAATATGTAAACAGAACACATGAATCAAAATGTGAATAatctcttttaataaaaattgactATGACATCAACAGATATAGAAGGGATTTATGCATTTAGTAGGAGGAGGTTGAACTGGATGACCTTTAAAGTTCTACTTAACACTTAGATTCCTTAATTCACAAGCATTTTATTGGGTCATCACTTTGTGCCAGACCTTGTGTGAAgtggtagaaataaaatatagtaatttcAGTTAAGAAAAGAGCAGTTAATTAagtttcttcatgttttcttcAAGTACCATGCTGAAGGACAGCATCAACAGCTATGGGCTAAATGATGAAGACCCATCCATCTCGATGTCAAATTAAAGTGCAGTTGGACATTTATTCTATTCCTTACTTAGGATCTAAATCCCCAATTCATCATTTTTCTCCCTggcagaaatatttaaaagccatGTGCTTTCATGGCAAAACTTTCAGGTTCATGTCCATTTACGCCTTCATTTACCTATTCGTTCATTCAACGAGGGGTTATGTTGAAATGTCTAACCTAAATAAAGCTTGCAGAGTAAGAGGGCATGGCATTAGATGGAGAAAAGCATCATGAGGTAGTCAGCAGCAgttaaggaaagaagaaacaaaaaaaattttaaaggtaaatataaaataaaagtggtttttaaaaagttcattattTATAAGAACATCTTCTACATTAAGAAGTACAGTTTAAAGGTGAAAGAACCACAGGAAAAGAGttaaagaaaggagaaactacaataaaacaaaaagtaaattaaaaataaaaatgtgtttcagaATTTATCTATTATTTCAGGAAAGGCTTCTAAACAAAGTGACATGTAAAGATGTAGGTAAacgcaaagaaaaagaaattgggagTGATGACAatattaatatttgacaaggtaGAATTAACTTCCAAAAGcatgaaataagtaaaaaaaaaagacattatctaatgaaatacttggaaattaataGTTAAAAGATGACTCACTCATTCCACATGAGGTCAGGGttgtagaaaaaagaaagatgactcACTCTAAACCTCTAAAAAAGTAACTAATTCAAAATTAAGAAAGACCTTTCCAAAACCCctagaacaaacaaaagaagtaaaaactgaaaggaaaatttttttggCTTAGAAAAAAAgtggagggtaagagggagaataCTTCACTGAAAAGCTACACTTTAAAGATGAGCAAAGTGATATAAGCACAGGAGAGAGCATATGTATAGATTTGTCTTATTCAACAAAATTGGCATTTTGATTCCACTGGCAAAGAATACTTTAATAGCGGATCCCAGCATAACTGGCTATTCATCCACAAGAAGATAAAAGTAGACCGTCTCCAtaacatgttaaaataaattctaggttaattaaatatttaaatgtaaaagaaaaaaaaaaaacagaaatatttgaagaaactttTAAAACCTATCTGTAGAATCCCGGGGTAGGTGAGATATTCTTATGAAGGGCAGAAAACACTATGTAACTGAGCTCTGGCCAGAAGGAGGACACctaatgacataaataaatatgttagaGATAGGGATCTACTGTTATTTTGGGGATAGAAACAAGAACTTTGAGGGCCCAGAGAAAAATTCCTGGTTCTACGGTGGGCATTAGGGAAGGGTTCACAGAAGGAACACTACGGAGCGGCATCCTCAAGGATGAAGGGGACGCTTCTAGGCCGTACATGTAAAGGCACAGACTCATTAAAGGATCTGGTATTCTGATACTAGTGCGAAATTCAGTGCAATCCAGATGCAGTGAATGACTGTAGACGTTGGAAAGGGACCAGTTTGTGAAAGAGCTTATGTGCAAAGCTAGGAAGTTTTAATTCAATGTCAAGATACGCCTTAAGCAGGAGAAAGACATGATTGCTTAATCTTTTAAAAGGTAACTTATAGAGTGAGAAAGGATGTTCTGGTTCAGACTGCTAATTGCCTACCTCAACATGCATTCTGCTTCTCCTTATTAACAGAATCCTCATTTTAATTAGGATAGCTTTGTATTAACCTTGTATTGTTAAGGTGTCAGGGCCTCTCCCGAAGCCAGGTATGTCCATGTGGACTAAGCTGTGGCTGATGACACATAAGTAAAAGTGCTATCTGCAACATTTCAGAAAGTACCTTAAAAGAGAGAAGATACGCCATTTCCCTTCTGTCTTTCCTCTATTTTCCAGATTGCCACAGGACATGGTGTTTGATAAGACATGAGGTAAATTCGAAGATGAAAGACTTTTACTAGGATGCTGGCTTCCTGAAGACACGGAGAGGACATATTACCATAGACTTTTTTGTAAacaagaaataagtttctgtcttttttatgGCACATGCATCCAACCTCATCCCAACTTATAAAAATGAGTATTAATGTTACTGTAATGAGAAACTCCTACATTTAAGGAGTGGTTTAAGAAGGAACTGCCAGTTAAAAAGACCAAGAAAGGTGAGACAAATGAGAATGGTCTAtcaaaaaccaagagaaaaatgcAGATTGAAGAGGTAGGATGGGGACCAAAGcagcagattttaaaagaagtcaAGCAGGAGGAGGCCTGAATGCAGGACGTTAAGTTTAGAACTATGAAGTTCTTGTtgactttaaaaagagaaatttcaaGAGAAACTAGTAACCAAGTGAAAATCAAGTTAAAGTGGGCTTCCATCGTGAATGAGAGTCAGAGAagctaaattaatatttaatttcaggGATAAGGGAAATAGAGCAACAGGTTAAaggtaaaatgggaaaaaaagagatgtttGGTGTCTTTTCTCAAAACTAAACTGTATCTCCAATGATCATGATCCTGTTAATATTGGcttttgtttattaaatgaaaagagGTTACCCATTCTTTGCCAAGAAACTCAAAGCCttcaaaataaataggaaatgaaTGGCCTTTCACATTCAGACTCACTTTCATTTGGGGACCCGACTCTGTCCATAATAGTGCgacactggaaaataaaatacttcctaCTCCCAACTCAAATTCTGTGGAGGCATATATGTGTGAGTGCAAATGGGGCAGGCATAGAGATAACATGGAACTCCCAggtctgaaataaatgaaacttcTTTTAATTCTGAAGAAGTTCTTATTCAATTATTCAAAGATTTGGAGGTGTATTTGTatcaaggattttttaaaaaaattatttatttatttatttgtcagagagggagagagtgagagcacaagcaggagggagcagcagaggcagagggagaagcaggctcccagctgagcagggaccctgggatcatgacctgagccaaagacagatgcttaaccgactgagccacctaggcaaaCCTATCAAGGATTTTCAATTGCACATAAGGAAATGCAAGAATGCTGGGGCTTCCTATGTAACTCATTTGCAAGCCCTTGTGTCCATCTTCTGTCTGCTCCCCCGGATCTGGCCCCTATCCTAAACTGCCtgcttgcttccttctttctttccctctttctttctttactagGATAAAGGATGCAGTTAAACAGGAGTAAAGACTACACAAATGAGAGCAATGTACCAGGAGCTtggaatattttaatacattttcaagCGTAAATAGCAGGTAGTTCTCACCAGCAAGAAATATGAGTCAAAAATTGGGGGCCAGAGCCAAGGCTTCCAAGATCAAAGAAGCAACATACATCAGATAAAATACTGACCATGtaaatatattgaatttatgAATTCAATATATAGTAGTAGTGTTTTTTGAATACTTGAAAATATTGAAAggattttaaatgcattttctcatgccatgtgtttttgaaagaaatttgttTGACTCTGTGGAAAAAATTAAGTGTGCATTATGGTCTTCACTGAAAAGCTTAAAGAAcagatttctatttctattagGAAAGAGTGCTTCTCCTGCCTTCTTGGATTTGCTGCTAACAGAAGAGATGAACGTACTTCATAATTTGCTAAGTTCCTCCATGAAGGCCAGCCATTGTTTCTATTCAGTGATTTGTAACTTAAAATATtggcttcaggggcacctgggtggctcagtcgttaagggtctgccttcggctcaggtcatgatcccagggtcctgggatcgagccccgcatctggctccctgctcagcgggaagcctgcttctccctctcccactccccctgcttgtgttccctctcttgctgtctctctctctgtcaaataaataaataaaatcttttaaaaatatatatattggcttCAACTCATTCAAACAAAATGGGTGAAATAACTTTTTTACTGTACAATGGCCTTATGACTGAGTGGTATGGGGAGAGAAGTGCTCAAAACAAGACCCGTAAGGGTTATAGAAGGAACATCCATCAGATTCCTTCTTCCTGATGTACTGAATGTTCCTTGGTGTAACCTTATAGAAATTTGAAAACCCACAGAGCTactttcaagataaaaaaaactcACATAACTTTATTCTTTAAAGCAGTAATATGTCTCAGTTACATTTAGATACAgtacaaagaataataaaatagcacCTGTAAATTTCTTAGTAGATTGTAAAGAATCTTAACTCCTTTATCTTCCTCATCTTTTTTCTCCACTTCactaaacaaagaaaacagattaCTCTCCCTTCCACTCCTCTTGGGTCACCAGGGGTCTGATTTTCATGCGAACAGTCCTGAGGGAATAATCTGCACCCCTGAAGGGGACCCAGACCACTCCGTTCTCAATCTCATAAGGACTGTTGTTCCTTGGATCATAAGAGCCCCCGGGATAGTAGACGCCATTGAGATTGGCCGCTTGGCAGCTGTTGTACCACCAGCCTCCGCCGTAGACTTCTGCGCAGTTCTCTTCCCACTGGTCTGCATCCCTGTCATAGGTGCTGAACTGCATGCCCGCGTGAGAAGTATACTCTGTTCCTTCCTCTGCAGAACCCTCAATCAGAGCATCACCTGCTGTGCCCTCATAGGAAGAGACCTGCAGGGTATAACCTTCTGCCTCAGAACCTACCCTCAAGTGATATTCTGCATAAGCCTGGTTTCCAGCCCAGTCCTCTAATTCAACCCGAAGGACAGAGCCCCTCAGGGTTAGTAAGTGGAGGTATTCATTGCCTAGCCAGAATTCTCCTTCCCCCTTGTCATCCAGGCTGCCGAAACCCTTCTTGTAGTCTTGCCAGGTCCGGTTAAAATTCAGTGATCCATCCATTCTTTGCTGGATCAAAAGCCATCCTCCCAAACTGGTCTCTTGATcacaataaacagaaaaaatcTTACTGGATCCCGGTAGCTTGATATTGAAAATACCACTTTGGGTACCTGAAGGATGTGTTTGGAGGACATCATCacagtctaaaaaaaaaattaagctggtTGGAAGAAGTTATTCTCATTTAACTTTACAAAGATAGGCATGGCCCAGATTAAACGAAGGCAGATACtggcttccttttccttctttccttccatcctaccttccttccttccctccctccatgaGGAAAGAGTGCACTTACACTGGGATGAAACTTACGCAAGTGAGTGGCATTTATACCCACAAATTGCAGAGGGGATTTTCCTCAATGGATTTGAAATTTTACTTGCATGTACTGATAACAGCAAGTAACCAGCAAAGATATCTAAGTATCATTTAGTGGTAATATAACTTGTTTTTAACCTGATCTCAATGTCAACTGAGACACACACTAAAAATGTGATTAATAAATTGGGTGACAATTCCAAGAGCACACATTTTGAGTGGTGAAAGAATTTGGTTAAACTTAAAATCGAGTTTCAgagggattcattcattcatttaacacgTATTTATTGAGTGATGATTCTCTGCACCGCTAGGCATTTAGGAATACAGAGATGAACATGAGAGACAAAGTCCCcaccctcatggaacttacagtcTAGTGCCCAaacacaaacaagcaaagggtGTAATTTCTATAAAGTGTAATAGAGGGCTAGGAAAGAAGTTCAAGGTGCTAGGGGAGGCATTGCAAGAATAGTGAACTTAGTCtagggggtcagggaaggcttccccaaAGGAGAAGTGTGGATACCTCTGGCAGAGCGAACTTTATCATGGCCTCTTTTGGTGGTATATCCTCCTTTGAGGGTTACATGTTCCTCTTCAATTCCGGCCTCACCTGCCACTTTATAGCTCTTGCCTTCATATGTGGAGTCTCCTCTGTTGTAAGTTGTACTACTGCTCGAAAATTGTTTGCTGTGACTTGAAGTTTTACCACCGAGAGGGAACTCAGGTACCCTTAAGTGTGTGAATATGTCCGATTCTGAGCCCACAGCATGGGTCCTACTGTCAAACTCTCTGTGCGAGGGTAAAAGCCCACCAGGAAATGTGTTTCCAGTTGAGGCAGTGCCGAAGAAACTCCCCAGATCAGGATGCCTAAAACGGAGATCATCTAGGCTACCAGCAAAAGTATGGGGTAAGTCACCACAGTCAGAACCATCTTCGGAGTTTACCACTTCTTTGGTCGTTTCTTTGTGACCATCAGGACCTATAATAGTCTTAGTAACTGTTTTAGAGCATGAATGACGAGTGGTGGTGGCACTTCCAGAGGTGACCTTCTCATTACCAATAAGAAGCTCTTTATCTCCTTTAGACGTGACCAGTTTACCTGTGTGGTACTCTTTCTTTGTCCCTGGAGTTACACTTCCTGACACCTCCTCAAATTTGCCCCACTCTGGGTTGGTAGGCCTGGTGTTCCCATGCCCTAAGCTTCCAGACTCAGAACTTCCAGGTCTCCAAGGGCCAGTACTGCCAGTCCCCGTGCTCCCAGAGCTCCAAGAGCTGCTGCTGCTAGACTCAGAACTTCCAGGTCTCCAAGGGCCAGTACTGCCAGTCCCCGTGCTCCCAGAGCTCCAAGAGCTGCTGCTGCTAGACACAGAACTTCCAGAGCTCCAAGGGCCAGTACTGCCAGTCCCTGTGCTCCCAGAGCTCCAAGTGCCGTCACTGCCAGGCACAGTGCTCCCAGGCTCAGGGCTCCAAGGGCCAGTACTGCCAGTCCCGGTGCTCCCAGAGCTCCAAGTGCCGTCACTGCCAGGCACAGTGCTCCCAGGCCCGATGTTCCCAGAGCTCCAAGAGCTGGCACTGCCAGACCCGGTGCTCCCAGGGTTCCAGGTGCTAGAACTTCCTGGTGTGAAGCTCCCGGGGTTCCTGGGGCTTTCAGGCACTGATCCTGTTCCATGAGATGCAGTGTCTCCTCGGGTATTTCCATCTTTACCAGACCCCTCTAATGTCATTTtcatctgttgcatttccatgaGTGCCCTCCACTCTGAAGGGGCCTTCTGAAGCTGGCTCTTGAAGTCCCCAGGAAGCGTATTTGCAGTTGTGGTCATTTTCAGCCGTGGTAAGTATTGCCTATCTTTAGGTGGAAGTAAGTCTTTGGCAATGACTTGTTCAAGTTGCTTCTGCTGATCTTCATAGTACTTTAGATCTGTCCTACGTTCTAAAGCCCTATTGCATGAACCTTGGCAAGATCGGATCTTAATATCAATGTCCACctaagagagggggagaaagggaaagaaaagaggttgatataaataaagaaattatgcCTATTCAGTTCTAagcagttaatttattttttggaaactgaattcatttctttaaGGTGAAGACCTACCAATCAATACTCTATTATTCGTTTATGTCACACTCTCAGTGGAAGAGATGTTAGGTATTGTACGGTTAGCCTGGAGAAGCAATAGGAGCTATTTGGATTCATCTTAGTCTTAAAACATATCAGTAAGATGCTATTCCCTCTGAAAGGAAACACTGATGAATTGACCCTTAGTGAGACTGAGATTGAAGATCCAGAGGCATGGTGATGTCAGAGCTTTGAAACAAGACAAGCAGGGACTTAATATTTGCTCTTGAAATTTACTATGTATCCTTGGAAAATTTGCTTAATATCattgaactttttttcttcatttgtagagTGGGggaaataatacctactttgtaGGTGGATAATGGATATAACGCTTAGCTCTACATATAGTAGGTCTTCAGTGAATGACTATTGCCTTCCTTTTCCCTGCTATtcgaaaacaaaaaaatctggtCTTAGAGCCAAACACTCACTTACCTCCAGTCGTTTCATATCTACCAGCTGATCCCTgacatttttctgtaaaaggcgGATTTGCTGTACTTGTTCTATGACTTTGCGCCTCAGGATTTCAATTTTGCTTCTCAGATCTTCTGACACTTGGCTATATGTATTATCATTATCTGAAAAAAGCGAGAGTGAAGGAGCTGCTAAGTGATTTTCTTATCATAGccagcaaaagaaggaaatctatTTATAAATATCATTTCCCTTTTAATAACAATTTGTTCTTTGgacattttatttgtcagttcCAAATCTATTAGGCATTGGATATTTGAACAATGTCATGTCCTTTAGTCATCCATAGTTGTCAATTAAGATGCTCTACTAGCAATTAGTAATCCaaataaatgcagaagaaatgtctttggaattttaaaGGTATAATTAGGAGATTAAATCTGATCACATTTCAATTATTTCATCATATCCTTAACCAAGggacttaaaaataatgttaacaaTATGCTAACATACTTAAATATATTCTTGGATTTTCTTACTGAGAAGTTTTCCCTCCTACCTATAGATTTGAAATTgttcctaagattttttttttccttaggtcaACAAGAgtcttctttatatctttaggAGACACTTAACTAATTTAAAGTCAACAGTGCAACAGTAATGGCAAGTGAGTGATCCTGTtgacctaaggaaaaaaaaaatcttaggaacAATTtcaagacgaaccatgagagactacggactctgagaaacaaactgagggttctgggggatgggttagctgggtgatgggtattaaagagggcacgtattgcatggagcactgggcgttatacgcaaacaatgaatcatggaacactacatcaaaaactaatgatgtaatgtatggtgattaacataacataaaaaaaaaaagatataaagagtCAAAGCAAGGC includes the following:
- the FGA gene encoding fibrinogen alpha chain, which translates into the protein MFSAKIFCLVLSVVGTVWTTDIKEDEFLAKGGGVRGPRIVERQQSVCKETDWPFCADEDWNYKCPSGCRMKGLIDEVNQDFTNRINKLKNSLFDYQKNNKDSGSLTGNIMELVRGDFASTNNNDNTYSQVSEDLRSKIEILRRKVIEQVQQIRLLQKNVRDQLVDMKRLEVDIDIKIRSCQGSCNRALERRTDLKYYEDQQKQLEQVIAKDLLPPKDRQYLPRLKMTTTANTLPGDFKSQLQKAPSEWRALMEMQQMKMTLEGSGKDGNTRGDTASHGTGSVPESPRNPGSFTPGSSSTWNPGSTGSGSASSWSSGNIGPGSTVPGSDGTWSSGSTGTGSTGPWSPEPGSTVPGSDGTWSSGSTGTGSTGPWSSGSSVSSSSSSWSSGSTGTGSTGPWRPGSSESSSSSSWSSGSTGTGSTGPWRPGSSESGSLGHGNTRPTNPEWGKFEEVSGSVTPGTKKEYHTGKLVTSKGDKELLIGNEKVTSGSATTTRHSCSKTVTKTIIGPDGHKETTKEVVNSEDGSDCGDLPHTFAGSLDDLRFRHPDLGSFFGTASTGNTFPGGLLPSHREFDSRTHAVGSESDIFTHLRVPEFPLGGKTSSHSKQFSSSSTTYNRGDSTYEGKSYKVAGEAGIEEEHVTLKGGYTTKRGHDKVRSARDCDDVLQTHPSGTQSGIFNIKLPGSSKIFSVYCDQETSLGGWLLIQQRMDGSLNFNRTWQDYKKGFGSLDDKGEGEFWLGNEYLHLLTLRGSVLRVELEDWAGNQAYAEYHLRVGSEAEGYTLQVSSYEGTAGDALIEGSAEEGTEYTSHAGMQFSTYDRDADQWEENCAEVYGGGWWYNSCQAANLNGVYYPGGSYDPRNNSPYEIENGVVWVPFRGADYSLRTVRMKIRPLVTQEEWKGE